In bacterium BMS3Abin08, the DNA window ATTACTGTCCTTTCTGTCTCCCTGTGTTTTGCCGCTTGTGCCCTCCTACGTATCCTTTATCACAGGGATTTCTTTCGAGGATCTGACCTCTGCCCCGGATAGGGCAAGAATCAGGTTTCTGACCCTGACGAATTCTCTGGCCTTTGTTGTTGGTTTTTCCATGCTGTTTATCGCCCTTGGCGCTTCCTCCTCTGCCATAGGGGGCATACTCTATCAGTATGAGGATACTATAAGGATTGCCGGAGGTGTCCTGATTATTGTTTTTGGACTCTTTGTGTCGGGCTTTTTGAAGATAGGGTTTTTGACGAGGGAGAAAAAACTGCATATCAGCGGTAAACCGTCCGGGTATCTTGGATCAACAGCCGTGGGAATGACCTTTGCTGCCGGATGGACTCCGTGTATAGGGCCAATACTTGGCAGCATACTCCTGTATGCCGGGAGTAAGGGATCTCCAGTATATGGTGTAAAATTGCTTTCAGTATATTCCCTTGGACTTGCCATCCCTTTTCTTCTGTCATCCCTTGCATTTAACAGCTTCTTGAGTTATTCCAAAAGGATACGGAAATACATGAAGGTTATAATGATAATCAGCGGGTTGCTCCTGATTATATTCGGCATTCTGCTTCTCACAAATATGGTAAGTCTGCTTTCCACCTATTTCCCTGACTTCGGGATCGATATTTAAGCCTTACTTGAATGAGGTAAGGCCCCTCTTTCACAACTTTTTCACAGTTCCTTCAAAATCTCTTCGCATTTGAATGCTATCGTAAGATATGCAGTGTATGTTGCGGTTTCATTAAAAAACGCAGGATAAAGGGGTTGCATGATGGTGGAAAGAGAGATCAGGGAAAGACCACAGGAGGCACATATCGTCAGAAGATCGTTCTTTTGGGGGGCCTTTTCAGGCGCAATACTCCTATCTTTGTATTTTCTGGTGCTTTCGGTAGCCAATTCATTCTCCCATGCCCTTGAACAGTTCCGTGCAATGTGGCACTGGATAGCGTTGCTGGTTGCA includes these proteins:
- a CDS encoding thiol:disulfide interchange protein precursor yields the protein MKDISYSISFLAGLLSFLSPCVLPLVPSYVSFITGISFEDLTSAPDRARIRFLTLTNSLAFVVGFSMLFIALGASSSAIGGILYQYEDTIRIAGGVLIIVFGLFVSGFLKIGFLTREKKLHISGKPSGYLGSTAVGMTFAAGWTPCIGPILGSILLYAGSKGSPVYGVKLLSVYSLGLAIPFLLSSLAFNSFLSYSKRIRKYMKVIMIISGLLLIIFGILLLTNMVSLLSTYFPDFGIDI